A genomic segment from Drosophila miranda strain MSH22 chromosome 3, D.miranda_PacBio2.1, whole genome shotgun sequence encodes:
- the LOC108158998 gene encoding uncharacterized protein LOC108158998 isoform X1 codes for MDGSQILLLLLLCAMGRGVRSDCRIAQYMVEGTNRIFTYRDASGAFRLQRTETVPAGVTLCMFCTVTDWVETQCQDNGQFSVAMPMTCNEPMRPTITRIRDNECSGTMYAVGYTIEGQQLELYRTCFDASNARVLYSQSDVYYKSFFPRRPWVEFVADELFSPREATAYLKSNIYHAFNYIYGNGQTYLTSARSLVINRGHLVASADFLFVDQMSSTFRYLNVVPQFKSINDGNWEKIERWVRSIVPQSTPFRVKTGGIGILMLADTRGVFQQAYLAGAKIPVPEWTYKVVREVGGRGLYVFLTYNCTFQRERPQVLNICSPVSCPLSLPNTPHDGFTFCCDPKQFPL; via the exons ATGGATGGCTCCCAGATACTCCTGCTCCTTCTGCTCTGCGCCATGG GTCGGGGGGTTCGCAGTGATTGTCGGATTGCGCAGTATATGGTGGAGGGAACGAATCGGATATTCACCTATCGCGATGCCAGTGGAGCCTTTCGATTGCAGCGAACGGAAACCGTTCCTGCCGGAGTGACTCTTTGCATGTTCTGCACTGTCACGGACTGGGTGGAGACTCAGTGCCAGGACAATGGACAGTTCAGTGTCGCTATGCCCATGACATGCAACGAACCGATGAGGCCAACGATCACGCGTATCAGAGACAACGAGTGTTCTGGGACCATGTATGCTGTGGGATATACGATCGAGGGACAGCAGCTGGAGCTCTATCGGACGTGCTTTGATGCCAGCAACGCACGGGTCTTGTACTCGCAGAGCGATGTCTACTACAAGTCCTTCT TTCCCAGACGACCGTGGGTAGAGTTTGTGGCCGATGAGTTGTTCAGCCCCAGAGAGGCGACTGCCTACTTAAAATCCAACATCTACCACGCCTTTAACTACATCTACGGGAACGGGCAGACTTACTTGACCAGTGCTCGGTCCCTAGTGATCAATCGTGGGCATctggtagcgtcggcggactTCCTCTTTGTGGATCAGATGAGCAGCACTTTCCGATACCTGAACGTTGTGCCCCAGTTCAAGTCAATCAACGATGGGAACTGGGAGAAGATCGAGCGTTGGGTGCGCAGCATAGTCCCGCAATCGACACCGTTCCGGGTCAAGACTGGTGGCATCGGAATACTCATGCTGGCAGACACGAGGGGAGTGTTCCAACAAGCCTACCTTGCTGGCGCGAAGATACCAGTACCCGAGTGGACCTACAAGGTTGTGCGAGAAGTCGGTGGCAGAGGGCTCTACGTTTTCCTCACCTACAACTGTACGTTCCAGCGAGAGAGGCCGCAGGTCCTTAATATTTGCAGCCCCGTCAGCTGCCCTTTGAGCCTGCCAAATACGCCCCACGATGGCTTCACCTTCTGCTGTGATCCGAAGCAATTTCCCCTCTAA
- the LOC108157992 gene encoding odorant receptor 46a isoform X4 encodes MSKRAEIFYKGQTFIFNIYSMMPQEQRWKRILHEINYWHVMGFWVLLFDLLLVLHVVSNLNNMFEIVRAIFVLATSAGHTTKLISVKMNNVALQQLFDRLDDEDFRPEGPEERAIFAAACETTRKTRDYYAALSFSALAMILIPQFVLDWSHLPLGTYNPFDDNPGSAGYWLLYCYQCLALSTSCLTNISFDSLCCSLFIFVNCQLDILALRLQKIGQGKDHDNGNTKMSIDVQLKQCIRFHMAIVDLAETIERRLCTPISMQIFCSVLVLTANFYAIALLSDEKMALFKFVTYQACMLIQIFMLCYFAGEVTHRSVELPHRLYNTNWVDWSRSDRRNALIFMQRLHYELRIRTIDPSRAFDLALFSSPHLRRCNNLGL; translated from the exons ATGTCTAAGAGGGCGGAAATCTTCTACAAGGGGCAGACGTTTATTTTCAACATTTACTCGATGATGCCACAAGAACAGCGCTGGAAAAGAATTCTCCATGAGATCAACTACTGGCACGTCATGGGCTTCTGGGTGCTCCTGTTCGATCTTTTGCTGGTGCTGCACGTAGTGTCCAACCTGAACAACATGTTCGAGATAGTCAGGGCCATCTTTGTGCTGGCCACGAGCGCCGGACATACCACCAAGCTGATATCCGTCAAGATGAATAATGTGGCGCTCCAGCAGCTGTTCGACCGCCTGGATGATGAGGACTTCCGTCCGGAGGGACCTGAGGAGCGGGCCATATTTGCGGCAGCCTGCGAGACGACCCGCAAAACGCGAGACTACTATGCGGCGCTGTCATTTTCGGCCCTCGCAATGATACTGATCCCACAGTTCGTGCTCGACTGGTCGCATCTGCCACTGGGCACCTACAACCCATTCGATGACAATCCGGGCTCGGCCGGATACTGGCTCCTGTACTGCTACCAGTGCCTGGCGCTCTCGACCTCGTGTCTCACGAACATTAGCTTCGACTCCTTGTGCTGCTCGCTTTTCATATTCGTGAATTGCCAATTGGACATTCTGGCACTGCGCCTGCAGAAGATCGGCCAAGGTAAGGACCACGACAACGGAAACACTAAGATGAGCATTGATGTGCAACTGAAGCAATGCATCCGCTTCCACATGGCGATCGTGGATTTGGCCGAGACTATAGAGCGTCGGCTCTGCACACCGATATCGATGCAGATCTTCTGCTCGGTACTGGTGCTGACAGCCAACTTCTATGCCATAGCCTTG TTGTCCGATGAGAAAATGGCGCTGTTCAAGTTCGTAACCTACCAGGCCTGCATGCTGATCCAGATCTTCATGCTGTGCTATTTTGCGGG CGAGGTCACCCACCGCAGTGTCGAGCTGCCCCATCGGCTCTACAACACCAATTGGGTGGACTGGAGTCGCTCCGATCGCCGGAATGCATTGATCTTCATGCAACGTCTCCACTACGAGCTGAGGATAAGGACCATAGACCCCAGTCGTGCCTTCGACCTGGCGCTCTTCAGCTCG CCTCATTTGCGTCGTTGCAACAACTTGGGGCTATAA
- the LOC108157992 gene encoding odorant receptor 46a isoform X3 produces MSKRAEIFYKGQTFIFNIYSMMPQEQRWKRILHEINYWHVMGFWVLLFDLLLVLHVVSNLNNMFEIVRAIFVLATSAGHTTKLISVKMNNVALQQLFDRLDDEDFRPEGPEERAIFAAACETTRKTRDYYAALSFSALAMILIPQFVLDWSHLPLGTYNPFDDNPGSAGYWLLYCYQCLALSTSCLTNISFDSLCCSLFIFVNCQLDILALRLQKIGQGKDHDNGNTKMSIDVQLKQCIRFHMAIVDLAETIERRLCTPISMQIFCSVLVLTANFYAIALLSDEKMALFKFVTYQACMLIQIFMLCYFAGEVTHRSVELPHRLYNTNWVDWSRSDRRNALIFMQRLHYELRIRTIDPSRAFDLALFSSIVNCSYSYFALLKRVNS; encoded by the exons ATGTCTAAGAGGGCGGAAATCTTCTACAAGGGGCAGACGTTTATTTTCAACATTTACTCGATGATGCCACAAGAACAGCGCTGGAAAAGAATTCTCCATGAGATCAACTACTGGCACGTCATGGGCTTCTGGGTGCTCCTGTTCGATCTTTTGCTGGTGCTGCACGTAGTGTCCAACCTGAACAACATGTTCGAGATAGTCAGGGCCATCTTTGTGCTGGCCACGAGCGCCGGACATACCACCAAGCTGATATCCGTCAAGATGAATAATGTGGCGCTCCAGCAGCTGTTCGACCGCCTGGATGATGAGGACTTCCGTCCGGAGGGACCTGAGGAGCGGGCCATATTTGCGGCAGCCTGCGAGACGACCCGCAAAACGCGAGACTACTATGCGGCGCTGTCATTTTCGGCCCTCGCAATGATACTGATCCCACAGTTCGTGCTCGACTGGTCGCATCTGCCACTGGGCACCTACAACCCATTCGATGACAATCCGGGCTCGGCCGGATACTGGCTCCTGTACTGCTACCAGTGCCTGGCGCTCTCGACCTCGTGTCTCACGAACATTAGCTTCGACTCCTTGTGCTGCTCGCTTTTCATATTCGTGAATTGCCAATTGGACATTCTGGCACTGCGCCTGCAGAAGATCGGCCAAGGTAAGGACCACGACAACGGAAACACTAAGATGAGCATTGATGTGCAACTGAAGCAATGCATCCGCTTCCACATGGCGATCGTGGATTTGGCCGAGACTATAGAGCGTCGGCTCTGCACACCGATATCGATGCAGATCTTCTGCTCGGTACTGGTGCTGACAGCCAACTTCTATGCCATAGCCTTG TTGTCCGATGAGAAAATGGCGCTGTTCAAGTTCGTAACCTACCAGGCCTGCATGCTGATCCAGATCTTCATGCTGTGCTATTTTGCGGG CGAGGTCACCCACCGCAGTGTCGAGCTGCCCCATCGGCTCTACAACACCAATTGGGTGGACTGGAGTCGCTCCGATCGCCGGAATGCATTGATCTTCATGCAACGTCTCCACTACGAGCTGAGGATAAGGACCATAGACCCCAGTCGTGCCTTCGACCTGGCGCTCTTCAGCTCG ATTGTGAACTGTTCCTACAGCTACTTCGCCCTGCTGAAGCGCGTTAACAGTTAG
- the LOC108158998 gene encoding uncharacterized protein LOC108158998 isoform X2 encodes MVEGTNRIFTYRDASGAFRLQRTETVPAGVTLCMFCTVTDWVETQCQDNGQFSVAMPMTCNEPMRPTITRIRDNECSGTMYAVGYTIEGQQLELYRTCFDASNARVLYSQSDVYYKSFFPRRPWVEFVADELFSPREATAYLKSNIYHAFNYIYGNGQTYLTSARSLVINRGHLVASADFLFVDQMSSTFRYLNVVPQFKSINDGNWEKIERWVRSIVPQSTPFRVKTGGIGILMLADTRGVFQQAYLAGAKIPVPEWTYKVVREVGGRGLYVFLTYNCTFQRERPQVLNICSPVSCPLSLPNTPHDGFTFCCDPKQFPL; translated from the exons ATGGTGGAGGGAACGAATCGGATATTCACCTATCGCGATGCCAGTGGAGCCTTTCGATTGCAGCGAACGGAAACCGTTCCTGCCGGAGTGACTCTTTGCATGTTCTGCACTGTCACGGACTGGGTGGAGACTCAGTGCCAGGACAATGGACAGTTCAGTGTCGCTATGCCCATGACATGCAACGAACCGATGAGGCCAACGATCACGCGTATCAGAGACAACGAGTGTTCTGGGACCATGTATGCTGTGGGATATACGATCGAGGGACAGCAGCTGGAGCTCTATCGGACGTGCTTTGATGCCAGCAACGCACGGGTCTTGTACTCGCAGAGCGATGTCTACTACAAGTCCTTCT TTCCCAGACGACCGTGGGTAGAGTTTGTGGCCGATGAGTTGTTCAGCCCCAGAGAGGCGACTGCCTACTTAAAATCCAACATCTACCACGCCTTTAACTACATCTACGGGAACGGGCAGACTTACTTGACCAGTGCTCGGTCCCTAGTGATCAATCGTGGGCATctggtagcgtcggcggactTCCTCTTTGTGGATCAGATGAGCAGCACTTTCCGATACCTGAACGTTGTGCCCCAGTTCAAGTCAATCAACGATGGGAACTGGGAGAAGATCGAGCGTTGGGTGCGCAGCATAGTCCCGCAATCGACACCGTTCCGGGTCAAGACTGGTGGCATCGGAATACTCATGCTGGCAGACACGAGGGGAGTGTTCCAACAAGCCTACCTTGCTGGCGCGAAGATACCAGTACCCGAGTGGACCTACAAGGTTGTGCGAGAAGTCGGTGGCAGAGGGCTCTACGTTTTCCTCACCTACAACTGTACGTTCCAGCGAGAGAGGCCGCAGGTCCTTAATATTTGCAGCCCCGTCAGCTGCCCTTTGAGCCTGCCAAATACGCCCCACGATGGCTTCACCTTCTGCTGTGATCCGAAGCAATTTCCCCTCTAA
- the LOC108157992 gene encoding odorant receptor 46a isoform X2, with amino-acid sequence MSKRAEIFYKGQTFIFNIYSMMPQEQRWKRILHEINYWHVMGFWVLLFDLLLVLHVVSNLNNMFEIVRAIFVLATSAGHTTKLISVKMNNVALQQLFDRLDDEDFRPEGPEERAIFAAACETTRKTRDYYAALSFSALAMILIPQFVLDWSHLPLGTYNPFDDNPGSAGYWLLYCYQCLALSTSCLTNISFDSLCCSLFIFVNCQLDILALRLQKIGQGKDHDNGNTKMSIDVQLKQCIRFHMAIVDLAETIERRLCTPISMQIFCSVLVLTANFYAIALLSDEKMALFKFVTYQACMLIQIFMLCYFAGVELPHRLYNTNWVDWSRSDRRNALIFMQRLHYELRIRTIDPSRAFDLALFSSILGIWKLPDGATGQQRRWHQLRFFSIFAILSGMLLLFAIQLAGSIAYLREILKVFYMFATEMSCMTKLMHLKLKGRKLAGLVTMMESSSFATKSEQEEKLMEAGRVSVVNLRNLYGISSIVTATLILLVPFFAGNTELPLTMYELCSIEGRICYWVLFLTHAVSLMPTCCLNIAFESMAYSLLTYLRVQVQILALRLKQLGTAETPLDNQRIARELRECSAHYNRIVQLKDLVEVFIKVPGSVQLMCSILVLVSNLFDMSTISIANGEAIYMTKTCIYQLVMLWQIFIICYASNEVTIHSSRLCHSIYKSQWTSWNKENRQMILLMMQRLDSPLCLRTINPTFTFSLEAFGSIVNCSYSYFALLKRVNS; translated from the exons ATGTCTAAGAGGGCGGAAATCTTCTACAAGGGGCAGACGTTTATTTTCAACATTTACTCGATGATGCCACAAGAACAGCGCTGGAAAAGAATTCTCCATGAGATCAACTACTGGCACGTCATGGGCTTCTGGGTGCTCCTGTTCGATCTTTTGCTGGTGCTGCACGTAGTGTCCAACCTGAACAACATGTTCGAGATAGTCAGGGCCATCTTTGTGCTGGCCACGAGCGCCGGACATACCACCAAGCTGATATCCGTCAAGATGAATAATGTGGCGCTCCAGCAGCTGTTCGACCGCCTGGATGATGAGGACTTCCGTCCGGAGGGACCTGAGGAGCGGGCCATATTTGCGGCAGCCTGCGAGACGACCCGCAAAACGCGAGACTACTATGCGGCGCTGTCATTTTCGGCCCTCGCAATGATACTGATCCCACAGTTCGTGCTCGACTGGTCGCATCTGCCACTGGGCACCTACAACCCATTCGATGACAATCCGGGCTCGGCCGGATACTGGCTCCTGTACTGCTACCAGTGCCTGGCGCTCTCGACCTCGTGTCTCACGAACATTAGCTTCGACTCCTTGTGCTGCTCGCTTTTCATATTCGTGAATTGCCAATTGGACATTCTGGCACTGCGCCTGCAGAAGATCGGCCAAGGTAAGGACCACGACAACGGAAACACTAAGATGAGCATTGATGTGCAACTGAAGCAATGCATCCGCTTCCACATGGCGATCGTGGATTTGGCCGAGACTATAGAGCGTCGGCTCTGCACACCGATATCGATGCAGATCTTCTGCTCGGTACTGGTGCTGACAGCCAACTTCTATGCCATAGCCTTG TTGTCCGATGAGAAAATGGCGCTGTTCAAGTTCGTAACCTACCAGGCCTGCATGCTGATCCAGATCTTCATGCTGTGCTATTTTGCGGG TGTCGAGCTGCCCCATCGGCTCTACAACACCAATTGGGTGGACTGGAGTCGCTCCGATCGCCGGAATGCATTGATCTTCATGCAACGTCTCCACTACGAGCTGAGGATAAGGACCATAGACCCCAGTCGTGCCTTCGACCTGGCGCTCTTCAGCTCG ATTTTGGGCATCTGGAAACTTCCCGATGGGGCCACAGGGCAGCAGCGCCGCTGGCACCAGCTCCGATTCTTTTCGATCTTTGCGATTCTCAGTggaatgctgctgctgttcgcCATACAGCTGGCCGGCAGCATTGCTTATCTGCGGGAGATACTCAAGGTGTTCTACATGTTCGCCACGGAGATGTCGTGCATGACCAAACTGATGCACCTGAAGCTGAAGGGTCGGAAGCTGGCGGGCCTCGTCACAATGATGGAGTCCTCGAGTTTTGCGACCAAAAGTGAGCAGGAGGAAAAACTAATGGAAGCCGGAAGGGTTTCGGTGGTGAACTTGCGGAACCTGTACGGCATTTCGTCCATAGTGACAGCCACCCTTATTCTCCTTGTGCCGTTCTTTGCGGGTAACACGGAGCTGCCGCTGACCATGTACGAGCTCTGCAGCATTGAGGGACGAATATGCTACTGGGTCCTGTTCCTGACCCACGCTGTCTCTCTGATGCCCACGTGCTGCCTGAACATAGCCTTCGAATCGATGGCATACAGTCTGCTCACCTATCTCCGGGTACAGGTGCAGATTCTCGCCCTGCGCCTGAAGCAGTTGGGAACGGCTGAGACACCGCTGGATAACCAGCGCATTGCCAGGGAGCTGCGCGAGTGCAGTGCCCACTACAACAGGATTGTGCAGCTCAAGGATCTGGTGGAGGTGTTTATCAAAGTGCCTGGCAGTGTGCAGCTAATGTGCTCGATTCTGGTGTTGGTTTCCAATCTGTTCGACATGTCGACCATTTCGATTGCCAATGGAGAAGCAATCTATATGACCAAGACCTGCATCTACCAGCTGGTTATGCTCTGGCAGATCTTCATCATCTGCTACGCTTCCAACGAGGTGACAATCCACAGCTCGCGCCTGTGCCACAGCATCTATAAGTCTCAATGGACCAGCTGGAACAAGGAAAATCGCCAAATGATTCTGCTTATGATGCAGCGCTTAGACTCGCCGCTTTGCTTGCGCACTATTAATCCCACTTTCACTTTTAGTCTGGAGGCTTTTGGATCT ATTGTGAACTGTTCCTACAGCTACTTCGCCCTGCTGAAGCGCGTTAACAGTTAG
- the LOC108157992 gene encoding odorant receptor 46a isoform X1 produces the protein MSKRAEIFYKGQTFIFNIYSMMPQEQRWKRILHEINYWHVMGFWVLLFDLLLVLHVVSNLNNMFEIVRAIFVLATSAGHTTKLISVKMNNVALQQLFDRLDDEDFRPEGPEERAIFAAACETTRKTRDYYAALSFSALAMILIPQFVLDWSHLPLGTYNPFDDNPGSAGYWLLYCYQCLALSTSCLTNISFDSLCCSLFIFVNCQLDILALRLQKIGQGKDHDNGNTKMSIDVQLKQCIRFHMAIVDLAETIERRLCTPISMQIFCSVLVLTANFYAIALLSDEKMALFKFVTYQACMLIQIFMLCYFAGEVTHRSVELPHRLYNTNWVDWSRSDRRNALIFMQRLHYELRIRTIDPSRAFDLALFSSILGIWKLPDGATGQQRRWHQLRFFSIFAILSGMLLLFAIQLAGSIAYLREILKVFYMFATEMSCMTKLMHLKLKGRKLAGLVTMMESSSFATKSEQEEKLMEAGRVSVVNLRNLYGISSIVTATLILLVPFFAGNTELPLTMYELCSIEGRICYWVLFLTHAVSLMPTCCLNIAFESMAYSLLTYLRVQVQILALRLKQLGTAETPLDNQRIARELRECSAHYNRIVQLKDLVEVFIKVPGSVQLMCSILVLVSNLFDMSTISIANGEAIYMTKTCIYQLVMLWQIFIICYASNEVTIHSSRLCHSIYKSQWTSWNKENRQMILLMMQRLDSPLCLRTINPTFTFSLEAFGSIVNCSYSYFALLKRVNS, from the exons ATGTCTAAGAGGGCGGAAATCTTCTACAAGGGGCAGACGTTTATTTTCAACATTTACTCGATGATGCCACAAGAACAGCGCTGGAAAAGAATTCTCCATGAGATCAACTACTGGCACGTCATGGGCTTCTGGGTGCTCCTGTTCGATCTTTTGCTGGTGCTGCACGTAGTGTCCAACCTGAACAACATGTTCGAGATAGTCAGGGCCATCTTTGTGCTGGCCACGAGCGCCGGACATACCACCAAGCTGATATCCGTCAAGATGAATAATGTGGCGCTCCAGCAGCTGTTCGACCGCCTGGATGATGAGGACTTCCGTCCGGAGGGACCTGAGGAGCGGGCCATATTTGCGGCAGCCTGCGAGACGACCCGCAAAACGCGAGACTACTATGCGGCGCTGTCATTTTCGGCCCTCGCAATGATACTGATCCCACAGTTCGTGCTCGACTGGTCGCATCTGCCACTGGGCACCTACAACCCATTCGATGACAATCCGGGCTCGGCCGGATACTGGCTCCTGTACTGCTACCAGTGCCTGGCGCTCTCGACCTCGTGTCTCACGAACATTAGCTTCGACTCCTTGTGCTGCTCGCTTTTCATATTCGTGAATTGCCAATTGGACATTCTGGCACTGCGCCTGCAGAAGATCGGCCAAGGTAAGGACCACGACAACGGAAACACTAAGATGAGCATTGATGTGCAACTGAAGCAATGCATCCGCTTCCACATGGCGATCGTGGATTTGGCCGAGACTATAGAGCGTCGGCTCTGCACACCGATATCGATGCAGATCTTCTGCTCGGTACTGGTGCTGACAGCCAACTTCTATGCCATAGCCTTG TTGTCCGATGAGAAAATGGCGCTGTTCAAGTTCGTAACCTACCAGGCCTGCATGCTGATCCAGATCTTCATGCTGTGCTATTTTGCGGG CGAGGTCACCCACCGCAGTGTCGAGCTGCCCCATCGGCTCTACAACACCAATTGGGTGGACTGGAGTCGCTCCGATCGCCGGAATGCATTGATCTTCATGCAACGTCTCCACTACGAGCTGAGGATAAGGACCATAGACCCCAGTCGTGCCTTCGACCTGGCGCTCTTCAGCTCG ATTTTGGGCATCTGGAAACTTCCCGATGGGGCCACAGGGCAGCAGCGCCGCTGGCACCAGCTCCGATTCTTTTCGATCTTTGCGATTCTCAGTggaatgctgctgctgttcgcCATACAGCTGGCCGGCAGCATTGCTTATCTGCGGGAGATACTCAAGGTGTTCTACATGTTCGCCACGGAGATGTCGTGCATGACCAAACTGATGCACCTGAAGCTGAAGGGTCGGAAGCTGGCGGGCCTCGTCACAATGATGGAGTCCTCGAGTTTTGCGACCAAAAGTGAGCAGGAGGAAAAACTAATGGAAGCCGGAAGGGTTTCGGTGGTGAACTTGCGGAACCTGTACGGCATTTCGTCCATAGTGACAGCCACCCTTATTCTCCTTGTGCCGTTCTTTGCGGGTAACACGGAGCTGCCGCTGACCATGTACGAGCTCTGCAGCATTGAGGGACGAATATGCTACTGGGTCCTGTTCCTGACCCACGCTGTCTCTCTGATGCCCACGTGCTGCCTGAACATAGCCTTCGAATCGATGGCATACAGTCTGCTCACCTATCTCCGGGTACAGGTGCAGATTCTCGCCCTGCGCCTGAAGCAGTTGGGAACGGCTGAGACACCGCTGGATAACCAGCGCATTGCCAGGGAGCTGCGCGAGTGCAGTGCCCACTACAACAGGATTGTGCAGCTCAAGGATCTGGTGGAGGTGTTTATCAAAGTGCCTGGCAGTGTGCAGCTAATGTGCTCGATTCTGGTGTTGGTTTCCAATCTGTTCGACATGTCGACCATTTCGATTGCCAATGGAGAAGCAATCTATATGACCAAGACCTGCATCTACCAGCTGGTTATGCTCTGGCAGATCTTCATCATCTGCTACGCTTCCAACGAGGTGACAATCCACAGCTCGCGCCTGTGCCACAGCATCTATAAGTCTCAATGGACCAGCTGGAACAAGGAAAATCGCCAAATGATTCTGCTTATGATGCAGCGCTTAGACTCGCCGCTTTGCTTGCGCACTATTAATCCCACTTTCACTTTTAGTCTGGAGGCTTTTGGATCT ATTGTGAACTGTTCCTACAGCTACTTCGCCCTGCTGAAGCGCGTTAACAGTTAG